A stretch of the Bacillus anthracis str. Vollum genome encodes the following:
- a CDS encoding GNAT family N-acetyltransferase, whose translation MYNVEIRRPNSDDLEELHSFFRIVITNTFKDEGLSQLSDDIENEINTKKQYLKNDFDSNGEKRYFLLAIDTNNDKIIGTIEVGPASTLINSCTGGVLKDLYEIGTVFILPEYQKKGIGSFLLHTMFLTLLSRGITEYCLDSGYKKAQSIWTKKFGEPSYVLKDYWGESSDHMIWKKSLYDTPIIFEL comes from the coding sequence ATGTATAACGTTGAAATTAGGAGACCAAATTCGGATGATTTAGAGGAGCTTCACTCATTTTTTCGTATAGTTATTACGAATACCTTTAAAGACGAAGGTTTATCACAATTATCAGATGACATAGAGAATGAAATTAACACGAAAAAGCAATATTTAAAAAATGATTTTGATAGTAATGGAGAAAAACGTTACTTTTTATTAGCAATAGATACAAATAACGATAAAATCATTGGTACAATCGAAGTTGGTCCAGCAAGTACATTGATTAATAGTTGTACAGGCGGTGTACTTAAGGATTTGTATGAAATAGGAACTGTTTTTATACTGCCGGAGTATCAAAAAAAGGGTATCGGGAGTTTCCTACTACATACAATGTTTCTTACGTTACTTAGCAGAGGAATAACAGAATACTGTTTAGATAGTGGCTACAAAAAAGCGCAAAGTATATGGACGAAGAAGTTTGGAGAGCCTAGTTATGTACTAAAGGATTATTGGGGAGAATCAAGTGATCATATGATTTGGAAGAAGAGTTTATATGATACACCTATAATATTTGAATTATAA
- a CDS encoding PQQ-dependent sugar dehydrogenase: protein MTKVKVRLRPIVHNINLPTVIKTAILPGESAERLFIATQLGEVFYIGDGVIKTFLNIRQQIINLGTSEEGVSSSGYDERGLLGLAFHPQFYQNGLFYLHYSVAGTQGPGALSEQFKPNPCDPKTLNLKWLNRDTQYDHIDTIEEWILQSNGHPQKRRTLLNIKRPFFNHNGVNTLNFSPETGKLVFTNGDGGSGYDPFNLSQDDLEIAGKIIEIDVSKNTFINNPPVVTRFNELPLSIQETLTLIAKGVRNITGISFQRFYNQYIKYAGNVGQDIVESIFSFVQYKPIPVTEIVQMHVIGLTSNQDRFINFGWRGWEGELPTSFIRHCTENPTLDERTMTYYNETIETSVKRIQPLISYFHKDPRSDKFGGTSLTGVQPYMGTAIPNLNGSVVFTDLARKEKSRPPVKGVLAYTRAGTDGKHTDFHVIETDYDFGTQAAYYMSLGTSLDQTRLYLGVYGSMKVTDFNKGTIFEIIP from the coding sequence TTGACAAAAGTTAAAGTTCGTTTACGACCCATTGTTCATAACATAAATTTACCCACAGTAATAAAAACAGCAATTCTTCCAGGTGAATCGGCTGAAAGGCTATTTATCGCAACGCAATTAGGAGAGGTTTTCTACATAGGAGATGGCGTCATAAAAACATTTTTAAATATTCGTCAACAAATTATAAATTTAGGTACATCTGAAGAAGGCGTTTCTAGTAGTGGTTATGATGAACGAGGATTGCTTGGACTAGCATTTCATCCACAATTTTATCAAAACGGTTTATTTTATCTTCATTATTCCGTCGCTGGAACCCAAGGACCAGGTGCACTTTCTGAACAATTTAAACCGAATCCTTGTGACCCGAAAACTTTAAATTTAAAATGGCTAAATAGAGATACGCAATATGATCATATCGATACAATTGAAGAATGGATTTTACAATCAAACGGTCACCCTCAAAAACGTAGAACATTACTTAATATAAAACGCCCATTTTTTAATCATAATGGAGTAAATACTTTAAACTTTTCTCCAGAGACGGGGAAACTTGTTTTTACAAATGGAGATGGTGGCTCGGGTTATGATCCGTTCAATTTAAGCCAAGATGATTTAGAAATAGCAGGTAAAATTATTGAAATCGATGTAAGTAAAAATACATTCATAAATAATCCTCCAGTCGTTACACGCTTTAATGAACTTCCTCTATCTATACAAGAAACACTTACATTAATTGCGAAAGGTGTTCGTAATATAACCGGTATTTCATTCCAAAGATTTTATAATCAATATATCAAATACGCCGGTAATGTCGGGCAAGATATTGTAGAGTCTATTTTTTCATTTGTTCAATATAAACCAATACCGGTTACCGAAATTGTTCAAATGCATGTAATAGGACTCACTTCCAATCAAGATAGATTTATTAATTTTGGTTGGAGAGGATGGGAAGGAGAATTACCTACTTCTTTTATAAGGCACTGTACAGAGAATCCTACTTTAGACGAAAGAACAATGACTTATTATAATGAAACAATAGAAACATCAGTGAAGCGAATTCAGCCACTCATTAGTTATTTTCATAAAGACCCGAGATCAGATAAGTTTGGCGGGACTTCTCTAACAGGAGTTCAACCATATATGGGAACTGCAATCCCGAATTTAAATGGTAGCGTTGTGTTTACCGACCTTGCTAGAAAAGAAAAGTCTCGGCCGCCAGTTAAAGGTGTATTAGCATATACTAGAGCAGGTACAGATGGTAAACACACTGATTTTCATGTTATTGAAACTGATTATGATTTTGGTACGCAAGCAGCTTATTATATGAGTTTAGGAACAAGTTTGGATCAAACTAGGTTATATTTAGGAGTTTACGGTTCTATGAAAGTAACTGATTTTAACAAAGGTACCATTTTTGAAATTATTCCTTAA
- a CDS encoding serine/threonine protein kinase, which yields MMSINCFVGLIKNELLKEVSIRSEDESEPVVVKDIPRLWKCLGKGNYAAVFMHKEYKDWVVKVYTQEGEGIEKESEVYRRIGNHPSYSKLIYKGENFIVLKRLKEITLYDAVHKGIKIPKQVILDINKALEYAREQGLTPCDVHGKNVMMEKGRGYVVDVSDFLKTKEDSKWKDLEKAYFTFYLPFIYNFPFPVKIPYFMLNIVRRSYRKYKKLKKKFKL from the coding sequence ATGATGAGTATAAATTGTTTTGTGGGATTGATAAAGAATGAATTATTAAAAGAGGTAAGCATAAGAAGCGAGGATGAATCCGAGCCTGTAGTAGTTAAAGATATTCCTAGACTTTGGAAGTGTTTAGGAAAAGGTAATTATGCCGCAGTATTCATGCACAAAGAATACAAAGATTGGGTAGTGAAAGTTTATACACAAGAAGGAGAAGGAATTGAAAAAGAATCAGAAGTATACCGCAGAATCGGAAATCATCCTTCTTATTCAAAGCTTATTTATAAAGGAGAAAATTTCATAGTATTGAAACGTTTAAAAGAAATTACCTTATACGATGCTGTTCATAAAGGGATTAAAATTCCTAAGCAGGTGATCCTTGATATCAATAAAGCTTTAGAGTATGCAAGAGAACAAGGATTAACCCCCTGTGATGTTCACGGGAAAAATGTGATGATGGAAAAAGGAAGGGGATATGTAGTCGATGTATCTGATTTCTTAAAAACAAAAGAAGATAGTAAGTGGAAAGATTTAGAAAAGGCATATTTTACATTTTATTTGCCTTTCATTTATAACTTTCCTTTCCCTGTTAAAATACCGTATTTTATGTTAAACATTGTTAGACGTTCGTATAGAAAATATAAGAAGCTTAAAAAGAAATTCAAATTGTAA
- a CDS encoding NUDIX hydrolase, producing MRAPYQVLIFPYIKTDDSIQYAIFNRSDYGYWQGIAGGGEDGEIPIESAKREAFEEAGITRECPYIQLDSVSSLPVEDVVGGFLWGDEVYVIKEFSFGVKVPNKHISLSKEHLHYKWLCFEEAVKCLKWDSNKTALWELNKRLLK from the coding sequence ATGAGAGCACCATATCAAGTATTAATATTTCCTTATATAAAAACTGACGATTCTATTCAATATGCGATTTTTAACCGAAGTGATTATGGTTATTGGCAAGGAATAGCTGGTGGTGGAGAAGATGGTGAGATTCCTATTGAATCAGCAAAACGGGAAGCGTTTGAAGAAGCTGGTATTACAAGAGAATGTCCATATATACAATTAGATTCTGTGTCTTCACTACCAGTAGAGGATGTAGTTGGAGGATTCCTTTGGGGAGATGAAGTTTATGTAATAAAAGAATTTTCTTTTGGAGTTAAAGTACCTAACAAACACATCTCATTATCTAAAGAACACTTACATTATAAATGGTTATGCTTTGAGGAGGCAGTAAAGTGTTTGAAATGGGATAGCAACAAAACAGCATTGTGGGAATTAAACAAAAGACTATTAAAATAG
- a CDS encoding NAD(P)/FAD-dependent oxidoreductase has product MKSYIVVGAGILGASTAYHLAKAGANVTIVDRQQVGQATDAAAGIVCPWLSQRRNKAWYKIVKGGARYYSSLIQQLEEDGETDTGYNRVGAISLHIDEKKLDQMEERAYKRREDAPEIGEITRLSAEETKKLFPALSEEYSCVHISGAARVNGRLLRNALISAAKKHGATFIKGDAVLVREGNHITGVKVNDETILAEKVIVTAGAWANEILNPLGINFLVTFQKGQIVHLQMENTATENMPVVMPPNDQYILTFDNGHVVIGATHENETGFDHRVTAGGLHEVFHKALTVAPGLENATMLETRVGFRPFTPGFLPVIGPLPNFEGILVANGLGASGLTAGPYLGSELAKLALGQPIELDLNDYDVTGAIE; this is encoded by the coding sequence ATGAAATCGTATATTGTAGTTGGAGCTGGTATTTTAGGAGCGTCTACTGCTTACCATCTTGCTAAAGCTGGCGCAAACGTTACTATCGTGGATCGTCAACAAGTAGGTCAAGCAACAGATGCAGCAGCAGGTATTGTCTGTCCATGGCTTTCGCAACGTCGTAATAAAGCATGGTATAAAATCGTTAAAGGCGGTGCCCGTTACTATTCTTCGTTAATTCAGCAATTAGAAGAAGACGGTGAAACGGATACAGGTTATAACCGTGTAGGTGCAATTAGTTTACATATTGATGAGAAAAAACTAGATCAAATGGAAGAGCGAGCTTACAAGCGTCGTGAAGATGCACCAGAGATTGGTGAAATTACGCGTTTATCAGCTGAAGAAACGAAAAAATTATTCCCAGCATTATCAGAAGAATATAGTTGTGTTCATATTAGTGGTGCTGCACGAGTAAATGGAAGATTATTACGCAACGCATTAATAAGCGCTGCGAAAAAACATGGTGCAACTTTTATAAAAGGCGATGCAGTATTAGTCCGTGAAGGTAATCATATTACGGGTGTTAAAGTAAACGATGAAACAATTTTAGCAGAAAAGGTTATTGTAACGGCAGGTGCATGGGCGAACGAAATCTTAAACCCATTAGGAATTAATTTTTTAGTTACGTTCCAAAAAGGACAAATTGTTCACCTGCAAATGGAAAATACAGCAACAGAAAATATGCCAGTTGTTATGCCGCCAAATGATCAATACATTTTAACATTTGATAATGGCCATGTCGTAATTGGTGCTACCCATGAAAATGAAACTGGCTTCGATCATCGTGTTACGGCTGGTGGTTTACATGAAGTATTCCATAAAGCATTAACAGTTGCACCTGGCTTAGAAAATGCTACCATGCTTGAAACGAGAGTTGGATTCAGACCATTCACGCCAGGATTTTTACCTGTTATTGGACCACTTCCTAACTTTGAGGGCATTCTCGTTGCGAACGGATTAGGTGCTTCAGGTTTAACTGCAGGTCCATATTTAGGTTCAGAACTTGCTAAATTAGCGCTAGGACAACCAATTGAGTTAGATTTAAATGATTATGACGTTACAGGCGCAATTGAATAA